A single window of Lysobacter oculi DNA harbors:
- a CDS encoding amidohydrolase, which produces MGDLRVSLVQGDTRWHDPAANREYYGGLIAPLHGRTDLIILPETFTSGFSNDAVSRAEGMDGETVAWMREQAAKLDAAIIGSVQLKVGDAVYNRLIFATPDGGLQHYDKRHLFTFAGEHERYAAGSDRLSVDWRGWRICPLVCYDLRFPVFARNRFDVEREGAPDYDLLVFVANWPAARAYPWKTLLRARAIENLCYVAGVNRVGTDGNGLDYAGDSAVIDFLGHPVSEDGPAELVTTTTLQADELRKHRERFPAMRDADAFELR; this is translated from the coding sequence ATGGGTGATCTGCGCGTCTCGCTGGTGCAGGGCGACACCCGCTGGCACGACCCGGCGGCCAACCGCGAGTACTACGGCGGGCTGATCGCGCCGCTGCACGGCCGCACCGACCTCATCATCCTGCCGGAGACCTTCACCAGCGGCTTCTCCAACGATGCGGTGAGCCGCGCCGAAGGCATGGACGGCGAGACCGTCGCGTGGATGCGCGAGCAGGCGGCGAAACTCGATGCCGCGATCATCGGCAGCGTGCAGTTGAAGGTGGGCGATGCGGTCTACAACCGGCTCATCTTCGCCACGCCCGATGGCGGCCTGCAGCATTACGACAAGCGCCATCTCTTCACCTTTGCCGGTGAACACGAGCGCTACGCCGCCGGCAGCGATCGTCTGAGCGTGGACTGGCGTGGCTGGCGGATCTGCCCGCTGGTCTGCTACGACCTGCGCTTCCCGGTGTTCGCGCGCAACCGTTTCGATGTCGAACGCGAAGGCGCGCCGGACTACGACCTGCTGGTTTTCGTGGCCAACTGGCCGGCGGCACGTGCGTATCCGTGGAAGACGCTGCTGCGGGCGCGGGCCATCGAGAACCTCTGCTACGTGGCCGGCGTGAACCGCGTCGGCACCGATGGCAACGGACTGGATTACGCCGGCGACAGCGCGGTCATCGACTTCCTCGGCCACCCGGTGAGCGAGGACGGCCCGGCGGAACTGGTGACCACCACCACGCTGCAGGCAGACGAATTGCGGAAGCATCGCGAGCGGTTCCCGGCGATGCGCGACGCGGACGCCTTCGAGCTGCGCTGA
- the ccmA gene encoding heme ABC exporter ATP-binding protein CcmA: protein MSSPPSPPLLAVHGLAFSRNEERLFGPLDFEVEAGEALLVRGDNGVGKTTLLRILAGLLRADEGRLEVTGHGADRESRARAIAYLGHLPAFKADLSAMENLEFLCALHGRRDGRGYEAAMSRVGLAGYEDSPARTLSAGQKKRLSLARMWLSPAPLWLLDEPYANLDLDGIALVNQLIVGHLDDGGATLVTTHGAYAAPPVRTRELVMTRAPLEPLA, encoded by the coding sequence CTGTCTTCCCCGCCTTCACCGCCCCTGCTCGCCGTGCATGGCCTTGCGTTCTCGCGCAACGAGGAACGGTTGTTCGGGCCGCTGGATTTCGAGGTCGAAGCCGGCGAAGCGCTGCTGGTCCGCGGCGACAACGGCGTCGGCAAGACCACGCTGCTGCGCATCCTCGCCGGCCTGCTGCGTGCCGACGAAGGCCGGCTTGAAGTCACCGGCCACGGCGCCGACCGCGAATCACGCGCCCGCGCCATCGCCTACCTGGGCCACCTGCCGGCGTTCAAGGCCGATCTGTCGGCGATGGAGAATCTGGAATTCCTCTGCGCCCTGCACGGGCGTCGCGACGGGCGCGGCTACGAGGCGGCGATGTCGCGCGTCGGCCTGGCCGGCTACGAGGACAGCCCGGCGCGCACGCTCTCGGCCGGGCAGAAGAAGCGCCTGTCGCTGGCGCGGATGTGGCTGTCGCCGGCGCCGCTGTGGCTGCTCGACGAGCCCTACGCCAACCTGGACCTGGACGGCATCGCGCTGGTGAACCAGCTCATCGTCGGCCACCTCGATGACGGCGGCGCCACCCTGGTCACCACGCATGGCGCGTACGCCGCCCCGCCGGTCCGCACCCGCGAACTGGTGATGACGCGCGCCCCGCTGGAGCCGCTCGCGTGA
- the ccmC gene encoding heme ABC transporter permease CcmC has protein sequence MNPLVRWFHQLGSPPYFDRFAARWAPWCYGIGLAIMLYGLWGALFNVPSDYQQGDSFRILYIHVPAAWMSMGIFAGMAIYSAIALIWRIKLCEILAMACAAPGAAFTLVTLVTGAIWGKPMWGTWWDWDPRLTTELILLFMYLGVIGLYAAIEDRRAAARAAGLLAVVGVVLLPVIRYSVVWWNSLHQGQTIKMFGQSSMDPSMQAPLWAMVIGTHVWFVGSLLARARADNLAREAGKDWVRRDAEGRA, from the coding sequence ATGAATCCCCTCGTCCGCTGGTTCCACCAACTCGGCTCGCCCCCCTACTTCGACCGCTTCGCCGCGCGCTGGGCGCCGTGGTGCTACGGCATCGGGCTGGCGATCATGCTCTACGGGCTCTGGGGCGCGCTGTTCAACGTGCCCTCCGACTACCAGCAGGGCGACAGCTTCCGCATCCTCTACATCCACGTGCCCGCCGCCTGGATGAGCATGGGCATCTTTGCCGGCATGGCCATCTATTCGGCCATCGCGCTGATCTGGCGGATCAAGCTGTGCGAGATCCTGGCCATGGCCTGCGCCGCGCCCGGCGCCGCCTTCACCCTCGTCACGCTGGTCACCGGCGCGATCTGGGGCAAGCCGATGTGGGGCACCTGGTGGGACTGGGACCCGCGCCTGACCACCGAACTCATCCTCCTTTTCATGTACCTCGGCGTGATCGGCCTGTATGCCGCCATCGAGGACCGCCGCGCCGCCGCGCGTGCCGCCGGCCTGCTCGCGGTCGTGGGCGTTGTGCTGCTGCCGGTGATCCGCTATTCCGTGGTGTGGTGGAACTCGCTGCACCAGGGCCAGACGATCAAGATGTTCGGCCAGTCGTCGATGGATCCGTCGATGCAGGCGCCGCTCTGGGCCATGGTGATCGGCACGCATGTCTGGTTCGTCGGTTCGCTGCTGGCCCGCGCCCGCGCCGACAACCTGGCGCGCGAGGCCGGCAAGGACTGGGTCCGCCGCGACGCGGAGGGCCGCGCATGA
- the msrA gene encoding peptide-methionine (S)-S-oxide reductase MsrA: protein MKTVNLFAFAIALAVTGLLAWFALRPPHPAPAPTEATKMSADAQVIVFGMGCFWGAEKRMGAIDGVLDVESGYANGDAPKVGYEDVLGLEREIKRGRSQARNHAEVVKVTFDPKRVELATILAAFWENHDPTQADGQGNDIGTNYRSAIYTTSPAQRVLAEQTRDIYQAALTRAGFGRIVTEIAPLSHYNRAEEDHQDYLAKNPNGYCGLGGTGVKYAMAGAGGAGHQPLDPATLDAARQLVVFEAETCAYCEKFKADVLSKWTSDVAVATTLSPQPPTGWTLDKPLLATPTMVLFEQGREVARYTGYNGDAKAFWKWLGFHLLTPEQQRIAFEQGTERPGSGAHLYEKRPGTYFDPISGAALFRSDTKFDSACGWPSFFDPMPGALEMREDNSHGMHRVEVVSASSGIHLGHVFDDGPPPTGKRYCINGNVLKFVPDTEKK from the coding sequence ATGAAAACCGTCAATCTGTTCGCGTTCGCCATTGCCCTGGCCGTCACCGGCCTGCTGGCATGGTTCGCACTGCGGCCGCCGCACCCCGCGCCGGCCCCCACGGAGGCTACGAAGATGAGCGCGGATGCGCAGGTGATCGTGTTCGGCATGGGCTGTTTCTGGGGCGCCGAGAAGCGCATGGGCGCGATTGACGGCGTGCTGGATGTCGAATCCGGCTACGCTAACGGCGATGCGCCCAAGGTCGGCTACGAGGACGTGCTGGGCCTGGAACGCGAGATCAAGCGCGGCCGCAGCCAGGCCCGCAACCATGCCGAAGTGGTGAAGGTCACCTTCGACCCGAAGCGCGTGGAGCTGGCGACGATCCTCGCCGCGTTCTGGGAGAACCACGACCCGACCCAGGCCGACGGGCAGGGCAACGACATCGGCACCAACTATCGAAGCGCCATCTACACCACCTCGCCGGCCCAACGCGTGCTGGCCGAACAGACCCGCGACATCTACCAGGCCGCGCTGACCCGCGCCGGCTTCGGGCGCATCGTCACCGAGATCGCGCCGCTCTCGCACTACAACCGCGCCGAGGAAGACCACCAGGACTACCTCGCCAAGAACCCGAACGGCTACTGCGGGCTGGGCGGCACCGGGGTGAAGTACGCGATGGCGGGCGCGGGCGGCGCCGGCCATCAACCGCTCGATCCGGCCACGTTGGACGCCGCGCGCCAGCTGGTGGTCTTCGAAGCCGAGACCTGCGCCTACTGCGAGAAGTTCAAGGCCGACGTGCTGTCGAAGTGGACGTCGGATGTCGCGGTGGCCACCACGCTGTCACCGCAGCCGCCGACCGGCTGGACGCTGGACAAGCCGCTGCTGGCGACGCCGACGATGGTGCTGTTCGAACAGGGCCGTGAAGTCGCGCGCTACACCGGCTACAACGGCGATGCCAAGGCGTTCTGGAAGTGGCTCGGCTTCCACCTGCTGACGCCGGAGCAGCAGCGCATCGCCTTCGAGCAGGGCACCGAGCGCCCGGGCAGCGGCGCGCACCTGTACGAGAAGCGCCCAGGCACCTATTTCGACCCGATCAGCGGCGCCGCGCTGTTCCGCTCCGACACCAAGTTCGACAGCGCCTGCGGCTGGCCGAGCTTCTTCGACCCGATGCCCGGCGCGCTGGAAATGCGCGAGGACAACAGCCATGGCATGCATCGCGTGGAAGTGGTCAGCGCGAGTTCCGGCATCCACCTCGGCCATGTGTTCGACGACGGCCCGCCGCCGACCGGCAAGCGCTATTGCATCAACGGCAACGTGCTGAAATTCGTGCCCGATACGGAGAAGAAGTGA
- the ccmB gene encoding heme exporter protein CcmB — protein MIAAARALLLRDLRLLWRRRGDAFQPALFALLVVVLFALGLGGDGNLLAKVAPAVLWLAVLLSGMLALDTLFRSDAEDGSLDQWLLAPVPLSWLVAVRVLGHWLTTALPVLVAVPLLAELMHLPRAQLPLLMASLALGTPLLSLLGAVVAALTVGMRRAGILLALLALPLYVPVLVFGAGAVVADAQGLDASGAILMLGAGLAAAAILAPLAAAAALRIALTGE, from the coding sequence GTGATCGCCGCTGCACGCGCTTTGTTGCTGCGCGACCTGCGCCTGCTCTGGCGGCGTCGCGGCGATGCCTTCCAGCCCGCGCTGTTCGCGCTGCTGGTGGTGGTGCTGTTCGCGCTCGGGCTGGGCGGCGACGGCAACCTGTTGGCCAAGGTCGCGCCCGCCGTGCTGTGGCTGGCCGTGCTGCTGTCGGGGATGCTGGCGCTCGACACGCTGTTCCGCAGCGACGCCGAAGACGGCTCCCTCGACCAGTGGCTGCTGGCGCCGGTGCCGCTGTCGTGGCTGGTGGCGGTCCGCGTGCTCGGCCACTGGCTGACCACCGCGCTGCCGGTGCTCGTCGCGGTGCCGCTGCTGGCCGAACTCATGCACCTGCCGCGCGCGCAACTGCCGCTGCTGATGGCCTCGCTGGCGCTGGGCACGCCGCTGCTCAGCCTGCTCGGCGCGGTGGTGGCGGCGCTGACCGTGGGCATGCGGCGTGCGGGCATCCTGCTGGCGCTGCTGGCCCTGCCGCTGTACGTGCCGGTGCTGGTGTTCGGTGCCGGCGCGGTGGTGGCGGATGCGCAGGGGCTGGATGCCTCGGGTGCCATCCTCATGCTCGGCGCGGGGCTGGCCGCCGCCGCCATCCTCGCCCCGCTGGCCGCCGCCGCCGCCTTGCGGATCGCCCTGACCGGCGAGTGA
- a CDS encoding pyridoxal phosphate-dependent aminotransferase, whose amino-acid sequence MQSKLPKVGTTIFTVMSQLAAQHGAVNLGQGFPDFPVPERLIDALDRAMRAGHNQYAMMTGTPALRQAIAAKTERCYGYRPDADAEITVASGASEAIFDAVHAVVRAGEEVIVLDPCYDCYEPAIDLAGARAVHVPLDAETFAPDWQKVRDAVTPKTRMLIVNTPHNPSGAMLDAADMREIIDIVQQHGLYLISDEVYEHIVYDGARHESALYYPELRERAFVISSFGKTYHCTGWKVGYAIAPPALSAELRKVHQYNTFCTFNPAQAAFAEMIEAEPEHYEELGAFYQDKRDRFREQLLGTRFRPLAVPGGYFQLVDYSAVSDLDDVEFSRWLTIEHGVTGIPLSPFYETPPAGQRLLRLCFAKNEATLDAGIERLARL is encoded by the coding sequence ATGCAGAGCAAGCTCCCCAAGGTCGGCACCACCATCTTCACTGTCATGTCGCAGCTGGCCGCGCAGCACGGCGCGGTCAATCTGGGCCAGGGCTTCCCCGATTTCCCGGTGCCCGAGCGGCTGATCGACGCGCTGGACCGCGCGATGCGCGCCGGCCACAACCAGTACGCGATGATGACCGGCACGCCCGCGCTGCGGCAGGCCATCGCCGCCAAGACCGAGCGCTGCTACGGCTATCGCCCCGACGCCGATGCCGAGATCACCGTGGCCAGCGGTGCGTCGGAAGCGATCTTCGACGCGGTCCACGCGGTGGTGCGAGCGGGCGAGGAAGTCATCGTCCTCGACCCCTGCTACGACTGCTACGAGCCGGCGATCGACCTGGCCGGCGCGCGCGCCGTGCACGTGCCGCTGGATGCCGAGACCTTCGCGCCCGACTGGCAGAAGGTGCGCGATGCGGTGACGCCGAAGACCCGCATGCTCATCGTCAACACGCCGCACAATCCGTCCGGCGCGATGCTCGACGCCGCCGACATGCGCGAGATCATCGACATCGTGCAGCAGCACGGCCTGTACCTGATCTCCGACGAGGTCTACGAGCACATCGTCTACGACGGCGCCCGCCACGAATCCGCCCTGTACTACCCGGAGCTGCGCGAGCGCGCCTTCGTCATCTCGAGTTTCGGCAAGACCTACCACTGCACCGGCTGGAAGGTCGGTTACGCCATCGCGCCGCCGGCCCTGAGCGCCGAGCTTCGCAAGGTCCACCAATACAACACGTTCTGCACGTTCAACCCGGCGCAGGCGGCCTTCGCCGAGATGATCGAGGCCGAACCCGAGCATTACGAGGAACTCGGCGCCTTCTACCAAGACAAGCGCGACCGCTTCCGCGAACAGCTGCTGGGCACCCGCTTCCGCCCGCTGGCGGTGCCGGGCGGCTATTTCCAGCTGGTCGACTATTCCGCGGTCAGCGATCTGGACGATGTCGAATTCAGCCGCTGGCTCACCATCGAGCATGGCGTCACCGGCATCCCGCTGTCGCCGTTCTACGAGACCCCGCCGGCCGGCCAGCGCCTGCTGCGGCTGTGCTTCGCCAAGAACGAGGCGACGCTTGATGCCGGCATCGAGCGGCTGGCGCGGCTCTGA
- the azu gene encoding azurin — protein sequence MKIRSTLLAASILLALTACNKPAEPAAEAPAAEAAPAPEAAPAAEAAAPAADAAATDTAAAPAAGECSFDLEGNDAMQYNVKNIDVPKSCTEFTINLKHTGKMPVAAMGHNVVVASAADMNGVAADGATVQPDHVKAGDTRIIAHSGMVGGGETTSVKFEVSKIAAGGFNFFCTFPGHSALMNGTLTVK from the coding sequence ATGAAGATTCGTTCGACCCTGTTGGCCGCTTCCATCCTGCTGGCCCTGACCGCCTGCAACAAGCCGGCCGAACCGGCTGCCGAAGCCCCCGCCGCCGAAGCCGCCCCGGCTCCGGAAGCCGCGCCCGCCGCCGAAGCCGCCGCTCCGGCCGCCGATGCCGCCGCGACCGACACCGCCGCCGCCCCGGCCGCTGGCGAGTGCTCCTTCGACCTCGAAGGCAACGACGCCATGCAGTACAACGTCAAGAACATCGACGTGCCGAAGTCCTGCACCGAGTTCACCATCAACCTGAAGCACACCGGCAAGATGCCGGTCGCCGCGATGGGCCATAACGTGGTCGTCGCTTCGGCTGCCGACATGAACGGCGTGGCCGCTGACGGCGCCACCGTGCAGCCCGACCACGTCAAGGCCGGCGACACCCGCATCATCGCCCACAGCGGCATGGTCGGTGGCGGCGAGACCACCTCGGTCAAGTTCGAAGTCTCGAAGATCGCCGCCGGCGGCTTCAACTTCTTCTGCACCTTCCCGGGCCACTCGGCCCTGATGAACGGCACGCTGACCGTCAAGTAA
- the ccmE gene encoding cytochrome c maturation protein CcmE — protein sequence MNPTRKRRLMVVLLIVAAAALAITLLSMALQRNVAYLYTPSEVLRGEAGGKARFRLGGMVAEHSFKRATGSMEAHFVVDDGDARLPVVYTGILPDLFREKQAVIATGAMKGDVFVAEQVLAKHDETYMPKEVADKMGAAHQKHGVDDAKPAPAATP from the coding sequence ATGAACCCCACCCGCAAGCGCCGCCTGATGGTCGTGCTGCTGATCGTGGCCGCCGCCGCGCTCGCCATCACCCTGTTGTCGATGGCGCTGCAGCGCAACGTCGCCTACCTCTACACGCCCAGCGAAGTGCTGCGCGGCGAAGCCGGCGGCAAGGCGCGTTTCCGCCTGGGCGGGATGGTGGCCGAGCATTCGTTCAAGCGCGCGACCGGTTCGATGGAAGCGCATTTCGTGGTCGATGACGGCGATGCCCGTTTGCCGGTGGTCTATACCGGCATCCTCCCCGACCTGTTCCGCGAGAAGCAGGCGGTGATCGCCACCGGCGCGATGAAGGGCGACGTGTTCGTCGCCGAGCAGGTGCTGGCCAAGCACGACGAGACGTACATGCCGAAGGAAGTCGCCGACAAGATGGGCGCGGCGCACCAGAAGCACGGGGTGGATGACGCCAAGCCCGCACCGGCGGCCACGCCCTGA
- a CDS encoding heme exporter protein CcmD: MSYRDYVIAAYVVFAVMLLWDWLAPKLAIARARRNALMLARRRAARAGQGETR, encoded by the coding sequence ATGAGCTATCGCGACTACGTCATCGCCGCCTACGTGGTCTTCGCGGTGATGCTGCTGTGGGACTGGCTGGCCCCGAAGCTGGCCATCGCCCGCGCCCGCCGCAACGCGCTGATGCTGGCGCGCCGCCGTGCCGCCCGCGCCGGCCAAGGAGAAACCCGATGA